The Nycticebus coucang isolate mNycCou1 chromosome 8, mNycCou1.pri, whole genome shotgun sequence genome has a window encoding:
- the MUSTN1 gene encoding musculoskeletal embryonic nuclear protein 1, with the protein MSQAHIQEAPIKKKRPPVKEEDLKGARGNLAKNQEIKSKTYQVMRECEQAGSAAPSVFSRTRTGTETVFEKPKEGPAKSVFG; encoded by the exons ATGTCCCAG GCTCACATTCAGGAAGCCCCCATCAAGAAGAAGCGTCCCCCTGTGAAGGAGGAGGACCTGAAGGGGGCCCGAGGAAACCTGGCCAAGAACCAGGAAATCAAGTCCAAGACCTACCAGGTCATGCGGGAGTGTG AGCAAGCTGGCTCAGCCGCCCCTTCAGTGTTCAGCCGCACCCGCACAGGCACAGAGACTGTCTTCGAGAAGCCCAAAGAAGGACCTGCCAAGAGTGTCTTTGGCTGA